CCACAGGGGATGCTCTCGCACCCGAACGCCGAAGAGCCGAGTGGCGTTTTGGGAGGCGAAGTTCGAGGCGAACGTGGCAAGAGACCGCGACGTGCGCCGACGGTTGCGCAGGGAGGGGTGGGACGTGTTGGTGGTGTGGGAGTGCGAAACCGAGAAGCCGGAGCGACTGCGGCGCACGCTGGGCGCTTTTTTAGGAGAGAAGCGGTGAATTCAGTCGAATTGTTCGCGGGCGCCGGCGGACTCGCCTTGGGTGTGGCGCGAGCCGGTTTTACCCACAAGGCGGTCGTTGAGATCGACCGGCGCGCTTGCGACACCATCCGCGAGAACATTCGTCGTCAGGTCGCGTACGTGAAGGACTGGCCGCTCTTCGAGGCGGACATCCGGCAGTTCAACTATGCCGAGGTGAAGGGGGACGTCGATCTCCTGTCCGCCGGTGTACCCTGCCAGCCGTTCTCGTTCGGAGGTTCTCATCGCGGTCATTTCGACGAGCGAAACCTGTTCCCGGAGACTGCGGAGGCCATCGCCCGCCTCCGGCCTAAAGCGGTGCTCATCGAGAACGTCAAGGGACTCCTGCGCTCCACGTTCAGGCCCTACTTTGAGTACGTGCTCGCAATGCTCACCCTGCCGGAGGTTCGGCGTGGCGAGGACGAGCCCTGGACGGAGCACTTCGAGCGGCTCCAGCGCGATAGGGGCCGCAGCGACGTCGGAACCCGCTACGTGGTTCATTACCATCAAGTGAACGCCGCCGACTTTGGCATCCCGCAGTGGCGCGATCGGGTCATCATCGTGGCGTTCCGCGCGGACCTTGGCGTGAACTGGTCCCCTCCTCCGGCCACCCATAGCCTCGACGCGCTGCTCTGGTCACAGTGGTGGACTAAGGAATACTGGGACCGACATGGGCTTCCGCAGCGCGTTCGTCCGGGGGCGATGTCGCTGCGGTACCAGCAGGCGTTCACGCGGTTAAAGTCCTGCGCGAGCCTTGCGACCCGGCTCACCCCCTGGGCCACCGTCCGCGACGCACTCCACGGTCTTCCTAAACTGCGCCAGGGGCAGACCTCTGCCGACGTGGAAAACCACTTCCTCAACCCTGGCGCCCGCGCGTACGAGCGGCACGTAGGAAGTTCGCCGGACGAACCGGCGAAGACGCTCAAGGCAGGGAGCCACGGTGTCCCGGGGGGGGAAAACACCTTGGCACTTGGCGGCGGACGGGTGCGGTACTTCTCGGTGCGAGAGTGCGCGAGGCTGCAGACCTTCCCCGACAACTACGTCTTCCCGGGCGCGTGGACGCGTGCGATGCGTCAGCTCGGGAATGCCGTTCCAGTGGCTCTGGCCGAGACCTTTGCCCTCCGAATCGCCGAGTCCCTCCGTGAGGCCCAGTCACCCGGGAGCGCCGCGAAGGCCCCCACGCACGGCCATGGCGCTCGAGTCCCAGACTGTCAAGCTGTCGAAGGATGAAGGTTGACGCGCCGTGGGCGCTCGGTTCGACTACCGATGCAAGTGAGGGTTGATGCCGGGCAAATACTGTCGTACGGCGCAGGTGGGGGTCACGGCCTCAAACGAGTGTCCGACCTGTGGCTCCCTCAAAGCGGCCCAGCGACTCTAAACCGCCTCGACGAATCCCCTAGACCTCGGAACGGTTGTTCCAATGAAGGGGGTGGTGGTGATGGGGCAACAGCCATTCAGGCTGACGCCCGAGCAGATGGAGGAGCGGCGACTGTTCGCCGCTTCACGGCTGAAATCGGGTTGGCGCCCAGTAGACGTAGCGGACGAGTGTGGCGTCACCCGAGGAGCCGTGTCGCAGTGGTGCAAAGCCCTCGCACAAGGCGGCGTCAGGAAGCTGCGGCACAAGCCGCATCAGAGACGTCCCTCCCGGCTGAGCCCCTCGCAGTGGAAGCAAGTGGCCCGAGTCCTCAAGGCCGGCGCCGTCAGGGCCGGCTTTCCCACGGAGCGGTGGACCCTTCCACGCATCGCACGTCTCATCGAGCAACGCTGGGGCGTGCGGTACCACCCACGCTCCTTGTCGAGGCCACTGCATCGGCTCGGGTTCTCCGCGCACCGCCCTCGTTCTCAGGCCCGCGAGCGGAATGATGCGCTCATCGAAGCGTGGATAAGAAGAGACTGGCCTCGAATAGAAAGGGGGTTCGAAGAAGCGGGAGGACAATTGCCTTCTTGGATGAGACGGGTCACACGTTTCGGGCCCGCCTGGGCACCACCTGGGCGCCGGTGGGACAAGTCCGAGTCCTCAAGCGTCTGAGCAGGCGCTGAGAGGTATCCAGCGTCGTGCTGCTGACGGCCCCGTGGGGGCGTGAACGCCCAAGGTGTTCGCTCGCCACTTCGTCGGCGCTGTCCACGACAAGGAAGTCTGAGCCTCACCCGCTTCGGTGGACGGGTTGACTACGCTGCCTGCTTTCGCACCTCAGCCGTTCGCTCGTATCCCACAGGGCTGACGTAGCCAAGTGAGGAGTGACGGCGCTTCCGATTGTAGAACACCTCAATGTAATCGAACATCACCCGTCGAGCCTCTTCGCGCGTCTGGAAGCTGCGCGTGTGGACAATCTCCATCTTCAAGCTGCTGAAGAAGCTCTCGACGACGGCGTTGTCCCAGCAATTGCCCTTGCGGCTCATCGAGCAGGTGACGCCGTGCGCTGCCAGCCTCTCCCGATAGTCCTCGCTGGCGTATTGGCAGCCCCTGTCGGAGTGATGAATCGAAGGCGCTCCGCGCCCGGCGAGCGCCATGTTGAGGGCACCCAGCACGAGGTGTCGGTCGATTCGCCCGCCCATGCTCCAGCCCACGACACGCCGGCTGAAGAGGTCGAGCACGACAGCCAGGTAGAGCCAGCCCTCCGCCGTCCAGATGTAGGTGATGTCGCTCACCCAGGTGCGATTGGGGCCGCGGGGAAGGAAGTCCCGAGCCGCCACGTTGGGGGGCAATCGGATGGGCGTGGCCGCTGTCGGTGGTCCGCACGAAGGGGCGCCTTCGGCGGGCCGCCAGGCCCTCTTGCCGCCTGAGACTCGACAGTGGCGAGGCCATCCGGGACGCGGCCATCGCGGGCCTGGGCATCGCGTATCTGCCCGGCTTTCTCGTCGATGAAGACCTCGCGCGTGGGAGGCTCCGGGCCCTGCTGCCTTCCTGCGAGCAGGAGAAGGTCCCCATCCTGGCCATCTACCCGAGCAAACGGTACCTGCCGGCCAAGGTGCGGCGCTTCATCGACCTCATGGTCGAACAATGGCGCGCGACGTTGCGTTGAGGCCCCACCCCAACCAACAGGTGAAGCGGGGCGTGGACTTCCGCCCCGCGCCACCGTGACGACTAACCCCGGTGCTTCGCGATGATGGCCTTCGCCGCCTCGGGCTGGCGCTGGCACTCCAGCAGGGCGCTGAGAATCAGCGGCGCGACGATGGTGGCATCCGACTCGATGACGAACATCGGCGTCGTCTCGGTCAGCTTGTCCCAGGTGATCTTCTCGTTCGGCGTGGCGCCGGAGTACGAGCCGTAGGAGGTCGTCGAGTCGCTGATCTGGCAGAAGTAGGCCCACGGCTTCACGGGCTTCTGCAGGTCGTACTTGATGGAGGGCACCACGCAGATGGGGAAGTCACCGGCGATGCCGCCGCCAATCTGGAAGAAGCCCACGCCGCTGCCCGCGGAGAGCTCCTCGTAGCGGTCGTAGAAGTCGGCCATGTACTCGATGCCCGACTTGACGATGCTCGCGTTGCACTCGCCCGCCTTCACGTAGGACGCGAAGATGTTGCCGAACGTCGAGTCCTCGTACCCGGGGACGACGATGGGGAGCTTGCGGCGCGCGGCCTCCAGCAACCAGCAGGCCTCCGGGTCGCCCTCGAAATCGGCGGGGTCGAGCGCCAGGATGCACTCGTAGAAGTACTCGTGCCAGAAGCGGCGCTCACCCTTCTCCGTCGCGTTCTTCCACATCGGGACGATGATCTTCTCGACGGCGCGGAACGCCTCGTCCTCGGGGATGCTGGTGTCCGTCACCCGGCGCATCCGCTGCTCGAGAATCTTCGTGTCGTCCTGCTTGCTGAAGTAGCGGTACTCCGGAAAGTCCTTGTACGCCGCGTGGGCGACGAGCCGGAACAGCGACTCCTCCAGGTTGGCGCCCGTCACGGACAGGCCGTGAATCAGCCCCGCCCGAATCGCGGGCGCCAGGGTGATGCCGAGCTGCGCTGACGACATCGCGCCCGCGACGCTCCAGAACATCCGGCCGCCGCCCGAAACATGCTCCCAGTAGGACAGGAGCGAGTCGCGCGTCGCGCGGGCGTTGAAGTTCTTGTAGTTCGCGAGAACGAACTCGAGGACAGGCAGGGAGGAAGCAGACATGTGGGCCTCTAGCGACAACGTGGTCGAAGCTCAGGAGGCACCGGTCGAGCAGCACCACCCGAGGACACCCTACGGTCGCGACGAATCGTCGTGCCGCCATCGGAGCGTCAAGTGGCTGGGGGGCTAGCTAGCACACTCCGGTACCGGCAGCCATGGCCTTCCGGGCCCCCGCCCCCACCCGTCAGATGCGCTCCACCACCCGCAGGGCAAAGCGGACGAATTGCGCATCGAGCGGTTCGTTGAGCATGAGGCGTTGCCAGACAAGCCCCGACAGGACGTTGACCACGAGCTCGCGGTCGGAGGGGCGCCGGTCCTCAAGGCAGGCCCTGAGTTCGTCGCCCCGTGGACGGACGAGCTGAGCGACGAGCCGCCGGTGGAGGTCCTCGTCGAACTGCGCCTCGGCCATCAACGCCCGCAGCACGGGGGCCGCCTCGGAAGCCCCTCGGCAAAATTCCACCAGGGTCGAGGACAGCGAAGGCTTGCGCCGACTCAGCCGGGGAGCCTGCTGGACCCATTCCGAGAACGCATCCAGCACCAGCGCCCCCTTGCCCGGCCACCAACGGTACAGGGTCTGCTTCCCCGCCCCCGCGCGCTTCGCGACGTCGGCCGTGGTGACCGCGGCGTAGCCCTTCTCCAGGACAAGCTCTTGGGCCGCCGTGAGAATGGCGCGGCGAACTTTCTCATCCCGCGGCCGCCCGACACGCATGCGGCCTACTTACGAGACAGCGCGTCTCGAAACAACGGCATTTCGAGACTTCGGGTTCCGAAAGTGCGAAAGGAGCTGCGCACCCGCGTAACCCATGCGCGTTGACGGGGTTGACAGCCCTGTGTACCACTGCCCGGAATCATGGCAGATCATTCAGGTAAGCCGCGCCATCAGGGTCATGAGGCGCGGAACGAAGCGGGCGAGCGCTCTGGCAGCAAGTACCCCGAGGTACCGACCGGAGACACGCGCTTCACCCCGCCGGCGCCCGCGGCGCCGACCGAGGCGGAATCACTCGAGGGCTGGGGTTTCGAGGACACGCGCTTCGTGGTGAAGCCCGACGGCAGCACGGTGCTGACGGGCACCCGCTACAACATCAGCAACGTCGCGCTGCCCGACCTGATGCCTTGGTTCGCCGGCAAGCTGGCCTCGCCGCTCGGCTACGACAACCGCAACGAGCCACACTACCCGCCAGAGATTCCCGCCGCCCGCAAGAACGACAAGCTCCTCGCGGCGCTGCGCGAGTTCCTCGCCGAAGACCAGCTCACCGACGACCCGAAGCAGCGCCTGCGCCGGGGCCACGGCCACACCGGTGGGGAAATCTGGGCCATCCGCTACCGCAAGGTGGACCGCGTCCCCGACCTCGTCGTCTTCCCGCGCAGCCACGATGAGGTGGTGCGGCTGGTGGAGGTCGCCACGAAGCACGGCGCCTGCATCATCCCCTTCGGCGGCGGCACCAACGTCACCGAGGCCCTGCGCATCCCGCTGTCGGAGGAGCGGCTGGTCATCGCCGTCGACATGCGGCAGATGAACCGCATCCTGTGGATTGACACCGTCAACCGCATGGCTTGCATTGAAGCGGGCGCCACCGGCCGCCACTTGATGAGTGAGCTGGCGAAGTATGGCTTCACCATGGGCCACGAGCCCGACAGCCTGGAGTTCTCGACGCTCGGCGGGTGGATTGCCACCAACGCCAGCGGCATGAAGAAGAACCGCTACGGCAACATCGAGGACCTGGTCCTCGACATGCAGGTCATCACGCCGCAGGGCATCGTCGAGCGCCCGCAGCAGGCGCCCCGTGAGAGCGTGGGCGTCAACCCGCGCCAGTACATGTTCGGCAGCGAGGGCAACTTCGGCATCATCACCACGGCGGTGGTGAAGCTCTTCCCGCTGCCCGAGGTCCAGCGCTACGGCTCGGTCATCTTCCCCGACCTGAAGACGGGCCTGTCCTTCCTCTACGCGCTGCAGAAGTCGGGCGCGGTGCCCGCCAGCGTCCGGGTGATGGACAACACCCAGTTCCACTTCGGTCAGGCGCTCAAGCCCGCCAAGCACGGGCTGGCCGCGAAGCTGAAGAGCGAAATCGAGAAGGCCGTGGTGACGAAGCTCAAGGGCTTCGACCCCTACAAGCTCGCGGTCGCCACCATCGTCTTCGAGGGCTCGAAGGAGGAAGTCGAGTTCCAGGAGAAGACGCTGTACCGCATCGCCGGGGAGCACGGCGGCATGAAGGGCGGCGGCGCCAACGGTGAGCGCGGCTACCAGCTCACCTTCGGCATCGCGTACATCCGCGACCTCACCTTCGAGCACTGGGCCATCGCCGAGAGCTTCGAGACGAGCGTGCCGTGGAGCCGCGCCATGGACCTCTACGAGCGCGTGCAGCGCCGCGTGGAGAAGGAACACGCCGCCATGGGCCTGCCGGGCAAGGTGTTCTTCACCGGCCGCCTCACCCAGGTCTACCAGACGGGTGTCGTCATCTATTTCTACCTGGGCTTCTACGCGAAGGGCGTGGCCGACCCGGTGGCCGCCTACGCGGCGCTCGAGCACGCGGCGCGGGAAGAGATTCTCGCGGCGGGCGGCTCGCTCTCCCACCACCACGGCATTGGCAAGATTCGCCGCGGATTCCTGTCCGACGTGTACTCGGAAGGCGCGCTGGAGCTGAACCGCAAGGTGAAGGCCGCCATCGACCCCGACAACCTCTTCGCCGCGTCGAACAGCGGCGTCAATGGTCCCGTGGCGCTCACCCGGGATGAGGAGGCGCACTGATGCTTCGCCATGTGCTTCTGACCGGTGTGACTGGCTTCGTTGGCAAGGTGGTGCTGGAGCACCTGCTCTCGCAGGGCGTCGAGCACGTCACCGTGTTGGTGCGTGAGTCGAAGGACCGGCAGGGCCGCGTGCAGTCGGCCGCCGAGCGCTTCGCCAAGGTCGCGCAAGCCCCGTGCTTCTCGCGGCTGCCGTCCGACTGGACGGAGCGCATCACGGTGATGAGCTGTGATTTGGAGCAGCCCGGGTGCGGCCTGTCGCCCAGCGACGCGGATTCGGTGCGCCACCACGTCACGCACGTCGTCCACTGCGCGGCCAGCGTGGAGTTCGACCTGCCGCTGGCGAAGGCGACCTCCGCCAACATCCGGAGCGCGCTCTCCGTGCTGGAGCTGGCGCGCACGTGCTCGAAGCTGGTGGGCATGGTCGACGTGTCCACGGCCTACGTCACCGTGTGGCGTCCCGGCCCCATTGAAGAGCGGCTGGCGCACCTGCCCAAGCCCGCCGCGGAGCTCTACGAGGCGTTCCAGGTGGCGGAGGGCGACGGCCAGGAGTGGATGACGCTCACCGGCCACCCCAACACGTACACGCTCACCAAGAGCGTCGCCGAGCACCTCATCTCCGAGCGCCGCGGCGAAGTGCCCGTCGTCATCGTGCGGCCCAGCATCGTGTCGGCCGCGCACCGCACGCCCTTCCCGGCATGGCTGGACAGCCCGGCCGCGCTCGCGGGCTGCCTGCTGTACAGCGGCCTGGGTGTTGTGCGCGCCTTCAACGCCGACCCGTCGGTGCGGCTGGACGTGGTGCCGGTGGACGTGGTGGCCAGCGAGGTCGTGCGCTCGGTGTTCGGCCCCATGCCGAAGGTGGGCCAGCCCGTTCCCATCGTCCACGCGACCATGGGTATCCAGCGCGCGCTGCGCATCGACATGGCCGCGGCGTCGACCATCGAGTGGTTCAAGCACCGCCCTGGCGTCGTCAAGTCGCCCGACATGTTCGTCGGCCGGAAGGACCACGGCTTCGACGATGTCGACCTGGTGCGCCGCAAGCTGCCCGTGCAGTTGCAGAAGGCGACGCTCGCGTTCTTCGGCCAGAAGAAGGCGCACCGCCGCCTCACGCGCGCCGACGAGAAGGTGCAGTACCTCAACGCGGGCTTCTCGTACTTCACGCACCACACCTTCGACTTCGTGCGCGCCACGCCGCTCGAGGTGCCCGGCTTCGAGCCGCGCGAGTACGTGCGCGTGGTCAATGAAGGCATGTACCGCCACCTGCTCTCGCGCGACGAGACGCAGGTCTCGTTCGCGGGGCCGAAGCACGACGACGCCCGGGGCGACGAGGCGTGGATCATGGAGCGACAGACGAGCAACGCCACGCTCAAGGTGTTCGGCTACGCGCTGCGCAAGACGTTCCGCCACTGCATGAGCGACGTGACGTTCGACCGGCCGTCGTTCGAGCGCGCCATGGCCCAGGTGCCTCCGGGCACGCTGGTGGTGCTGGCCCCCACGCACCGCAGCTACTTCGACTTCCTGCTGACCAGCTACCTGTGCTTCCAGCACCCGGAGCTGGGCATCTCCATGCCGCACATCGCCGCCGCGGAGGAGTTCGGCCGCATTCCGGTGGTGGGGTCGATTCTCAAGGAGTCCCAGGCCTTCTTCATCAAGCGCGGCGTGGGCAAGGAGGTGCCGGAGCTCGGCGACGAGCTGCGGCGGCTCACCGAGAAGAACGCCTCGCTGATGTTCTTCATCGAGGGACAGCGCAGCCGCGCCCGGCTGATGCTGCCCCCCAAGCGCGGGCTGCTGCGCGCGCTGCAGAACACGGGACGTCAGTTCGTCGTGCTCCCCGTCGCCATCTCGTACGACCGGCTGCCCGAGGAGTCCTCGCTCGCGAAGGAGCTGTCCGGCGCGCCGCGTCCCAAGATGACGCTCACCGGCGTGTTGTCCTGGCTCTCCAAGCTGACGCGGGGCCAGGTGCAGCTCGGCCGCGTGCACATGGCGTGTGGCGCGCCCCAGCACCTCGACGCGAACACCGACGTGCGCGCCCTCAGCCACACGGTCATGGCCGAGCTTCAGCGCCACACCAGCGTGAGCAGCTTCCACCTGCGCGCGTTCCTCTCCGAGCACGCGATTCCCGGCGTCGACGAGACGTGGCTGCGCGAGGCCATCGAGCGCCGGGGAGGCCGGGTGCTGGCCAGCGACCTGCCGGTGCCGTCCCCGCTGCCCGCCCCGCTGGCGCACTCGCTGCAGAACCAATGGCAGCACTGGTTCGCGGGTGACGTCCTGGCGCGCCAGCCGGGCAACCCCGCGCTGGAGGACCACCTGTCGCGCTACCGCTGGTGCACCACCCCGCTCGCCGAGCTGAGCGACGCGCGCGTCGACGCGGTGGTGAAGGCCCTCTTCGAGTCCGTCGTTCGCGACTACCAGGAGGCCACCAAGGTGCGCGCGCCCAGCGAGCTGAAGGACGTGGCCGTGACGCACCGTCCGCACCTGGACGGCGTGCTGCAGGCCCTGGTCTCTCGCGACATCGTGAAGCTCGCGGACAATGGCCTCGAATGGGGCCCGAACGCGGCGCAACTGGCGCAGTTCCATGAGGCATGCGCCTGGCGCGGA
This genomic window from Myxococcus hansupus contains:
- a CDS encoding deoxyhypusine synthase family protein translates to MSASSLPVLEFVLANYKNFNARATRDSLLSYWEHVSGGGRMFWSVAGAMSSAQLGITLAPAIRAGLIHGLSVTGANLEESLFRLVAHAAYKDFPEYRYFSKQDDTKILEQRMRRVTDTSIPEDEAFRAVEKIIVPMWKNATEKGERRFWHEYFYECILALDPADFEGDPEACWLLEAARRKLPIVVPGYEDSTFGNIFASYVKAGECNASIVKSGIEYMADFYDRYEELSAGSGVGFFQIGGGIAGDFPICVVPSIKYDLQKPVKPWAYFCQISDSTTSYGSYSGATPNEKITWDKLTETTPMFVIESDATIVAPLILSALLECQRQPEAAKAIIAKHRG
- a CDS encoding LysR substrate-binding domain-containing protein, producing the protein MVRTKGRLRRAARPSCRLRLDSGEAIRDAAIAGLGIAYLPGFLVDEDLARGRLRALLPSCEQEKVPILAIYPSKRYLPAKVRRFIDLMVEQWRATLR
- a CDS encoding TetR/AcrR family transcriptional regulator, with translation MRVGRPRDEKVRRAILTAAQELVLEKGYAAVTTADVAKRAGAGKQTLYRWWPGKGALVLDAFSEWVQQAPRLSRRKPSLSSTLVEFCRGASEAAPVLRALMAEAQFDEDLHRRLVAQLVRPRGDELRACLEDRRPSDRELVVNVLSGLVWQRLMLNEPLDAQFVRFALRVVERI
- a CDS encoding very short patch repair endonuclease; amino-acid sequence: MDSLTPAQRSERMRRVRSKHSRPEIAVRRMAYALGHRFRLHVSGVFGHPDLVFSGKRKVVFVHGCFWHRHRGCSRTRTPKSRVAFWEAKFEANVARDRDVRRRLRREGWDVLVVWECETEKPERLRRTLGAFLGEKR
- a CDS encoding winged helix-turn-helix domain-containing protein yields the protein MEERRLFAASRLKSGWRPVDVADECGVTRGAVSQWCKALAQGGVRKLRHKPHQRRPSRLSPSQWKQVARVLKAGAVRAGFPTERWTLPRIARLIEQRWGVRYHPRSLSRPLHRLGFSAHRPRSQARERNDALIEAWIRRDWPRIERGFEEAGGQLPSWMRRVTRFGPAWAPPGRRWDKSESSSV
- a CDS encoding SDR family oxidoreductase — protein: MLRHVLLTGVTGFVGKVVLEHLLSQGVEHVTVLVRESKDRQGRVQSAAERFAKVAQAPCFSRLPSDWTERITVMSCDLEQPGCGLSPSDADSVRHHVTHVVHCAASVEFDLPLAKATSANIRSALSVLELARTCSKLVGMVDVSTAYVTVWRPGPIEERLAHLPKPAAELYEAFQVAEGDGQEWMTLTGHPNTYTLTKSVAEHLISERRGEVPVVIVRPSIVSAAHRTPFPAWLDSPAALAGCLLYSGLGVVRAFNADPSVRLDVVPVDVVASEVVRSVFGPMPKVGQPVPIVHATMGIQRALRIDMAAASTIEWFKHRPGVVKSPDMFVGRKDHGFDDVDLVRRKLPVQLQKATLAFFGQKKAHRRLTRADEKVQYLNAGFSYFTHHTFDFVRATPLEVPGFEPREYVRVVNEGMYRHLLSRDETQVSFAGPKHDDARGDEAWIMERQTSNATLKVFGYALRKTFRHCMSDVTFDRPSFERAMAQVPPGTLVVLAPTHRSYFDFLLTSYLCFQHPELGISMPHIAAAEEFGRIPVVGSILKESQAFFIKRGVGKEVPELGDELRRLTEKNASLMFFIEGQRSRARLMLPPKRGLLRALQNTGRQFVVLPVAISYDRLPEESSLAKELSGAPRPKMTLTGVLSWLSKLTRGQVQLGRVHMACGAPQHLDANTDVRALSHTVMAELQRHTSVSSFHLRAFLSEHAIPGVDETWLREAIERRGGRVLASDLPVPSPLPAPLAHSLQNQWQHWFAGDVLARQPGNPALEDHLSRYRWCTTPLAELSDARVDAVVKALFESVVRDYQEATKVRAPSELKDVAVTHRPHLDGVLQALVSRDIVKLADNGLEWGPNAAQLAQFHEACAWRGVES
- a CDS encoding DNA cytosine methyltransferase, with the translated sequence MNSVELFAGAGGLALGVARAGFTHKAVVEIDRRACDTIRENIRRQVAYVKDWPLFEADIRQFNYAEVKGDVDLLSAGVPCQPFSFGGSHRGHFDERNLFPETAEAIARLRPKAVLIENVKGLLRSTFRPYFEYVLAMLTLPEVRRGEDEPWTEHFERLQRDRGRSDVGTRYVVHYHQVNAADFGIPQWRDRVIIVAFRADLGVNWSPPPATHSLDALLWSQWWTKEYWDRHGLPQRVRPGAMSLRYQQAFTRLKSCASLATRLTPWATVRDALHGLPKLRQGQTSADVENHFLNPGARAYERHVGSSPDEPAKTLKAGSHGVPGGENTLALGGGRVRYFSVRECARLQTFPDNYVFPGAWTRAMRQLGNAVPVALAETFALRIAESLREAQSPGSAAKAPTHGHGARVPDCQAVEG
- a CDS encoding FAD-binding oxidoreductase is translated as MADHSGKPRHQGHEARNEAGERSGSKYPEVPTGDTRFTPPAPAAPTEAESLEGWGFEDTRFVVKPDGSTVLTGTRYNISNVALPDLMPWFAGKLASPLGYDNRNEPHYPPEIPAARKNDKLLAALREFLAEDQLTDDPKQRLRRGHGHTGGEIWAIRYRKVDRVPDLVVFPRSHDEVVRLVEVATKHGACIIPFGGGTNVTEALRIPLSEERLVIAVDMRQMNRILWIDTVNRMACIEAGATGRHLMSELAKYGFTMGHEPDSLEFSTLGGWIATNASGMKKNRYGNIEDLVLDMQVITPQGIVERPQQAPRESVGVNPRQYMFGSEGNFGIITTAVVKLFPLPEVQRYGSVIFPDLKTGLSFLYALQKSGAVPASVRVMDNTQFHFGQALKPAKHGLAAKLKSEIEKAVVTKLKGFDPYKLAVATIVFEGSKEEVEFQEKTLYRIAGEHGGMKGGGANGERGYQLTFGIAYIRDLTFEHWAIAESFETSVPWSRAMDLYERVQRRVEKEHAAMGLPGKVFFTGRLTQVYQTGVVIYFYLGFYAKGVADPVAAYAALEHAAREEILAAGGSLSHHHGIGKIRRGFLSDVYSEGALELNRKVKAAIDPDNLFAASNSGVNGPVALTRDEEAH